The genomic DNA CGCTCACACACGCTACTTAACCCTGAGACTGGGGAGCCACCACCCAAGTCCGTTGGTGAGACTTCGGACATTCAACATTTGGCAGATCTGGTGGGTTGCAACTTTTCCTCATATATGAATGAACTTCCGAGCCAGTCAAGTTGCCGTAGCCATTCACGCCGCTGCAGTGTCAGCGGCGCATGCATGAACGAGGCGGGTTCTACAGCGGCCTGACGGAAGTACTTGACGGCATTTTGGGCTTCTGGCAGCTGACAGGTAATAGTTCAGAACGACTATGAAGCGAGAAACAAACAAAAAGAGTGCCAGAGTAATAGGCTGGAGTGTGCTGCCTGGTGTGGGAAATGGAGCATGCACGCAATTCGAGATCGTGTTTTCCAATGAGAATGGCGGTGCCCAGGGGACTCGCAATCCCACGTCTCATCACTTGCATTCGTCGGGTCCACTGAGAGCTGTGAAGCACACTAAGCAGGGAGCAGCCTACATAGCAATTGCCAGTGTAAAATTCGGACTGGCAAACAACATACTCACCATTGTCTTATGTTCCGAAGACGGCTCTGAATGGAGCACAAGGATGGCAGTAGTAGGCGAGCGCTTGATCGTTCCAGCGCAACAGACTCAACTGGCTGAACTCTTCATCGCAGTGGGTAAATCCTGTAATAGCGAGTTGACAATACCTGCCAACCTGCAGCTGAACGCTGACGGGATTGGTTGTCAAACCTGTGCAGCTCCCTTCTGCGAAGTTGGTGGCCTTATTTACACCCATGACAGCATGGCTAGCAGCCAGTTGGGGAGAGATCTGGAATGCCAGAAGGAAACATGTCCGGCCGTTATTAGCTACACAGATAATCAGCATCTATGGGTTGACCGGGCACCACTGAACCAGGCAGCCCTGACGGATCTTATGATCACCCTTGCTGAAAGCGAGACCGTACGGATCGCAGACACATGTGTAGCTTCGGGCGAAAACAGGAAGCTCCTTCTGTCAGATAATATAATGTGGTGGACAGAGGAAGTCACCGAAGAGGTGCCACAACGGAAAGAGTCCAAACCAGCAAATTGGGGCGGCTTTCAGGACCTGTGGCGAAACCACAAGAACCTTAGGGAGTCTAGAAATAGGGCCAAAGTCCTGGTCTGGACGGAGGCTCCTCCGGTCCACACTTCTGTCAAGAGATTCGCCCAAGCAGGGAAATCAGACAGCGACGCAAGCAACCCCCTGAGGCTGGTACACGTCCAGACACGGGATGTACTGAAAACAGAGGGAATCGAGACAAAACGCTACGCGGTCATTTCGTACACCTGGAGCCAGTTCAGTAAAGAGGAGTTGCTGGAATGGGCAACGTCACGAGCGATGCAGCTGGGGTACGAGTACATATGGATCGACCAATATTGCATTGAtcagaagaacaagcaggagaagaacaaggagatcaagcgCATGAGAGATTACTACAAGAACGCGGCACAGGTTCTGGTGCTTGTCCCTGACGTGACGAGCTTGGCAAGATTTGATGTGGCATCAACCGACCAGCTGATACATGTGGATGCAGCCATCAACGCGTCTAGGGATGTATTGAAGCAGTTCGTATCTTGCGAGTGGCTGAAGAGAGTCTGGACCTTTCAAGAAGCATGGGTGGCTAGACAATGCGTGCTGTGTACCAAAGAGCAGATGCTTGACGGCACGGTGATGGATGCCTTACTTGGCTTGCTCAAGTACGAAGCTGTCAACAGACCCAGAGTGATGTGCATCACCAGCAAGTCAATAGCAAACCCGGTGGTTGCAAACCCTAACACAGTCGTCTGGGAGGGAGTACTCAGCAACCGTCAGACTGTGGTAGGATCGATAGACCGGTGGATATTACAAAGTGGACGACGCGTATACGAACCGCCGCGGCTCACGCTTGTCCAGGCCTGGGAAGCCTCACAGGGAAGAAACACAGTGAATGAAGAAGACAGAGTATACGCTCTGCTGTCTTCTATCGAGGGCGGAGACCGAGTAACAGTCGAGCGCGGACGGTCTCTGCTGGCTGTCATCCAGGACTGTGTGGAAGCGGGTATTGTCACTGCTGATCTGCTAGCCGGCAATGATCCCTCGACGGTGGCAGATAGGTGCTGGATGCCGGATCTAACAGGATCAGGACCGCAGCATCCTTTGCGGGTGGCAAGTGCGAGTgagaaacagcagcaacTGGTTTGGCGAGGGGGCAAGGTGTCTGTGAAGGGGAAGATTTTTGGCTTTGCTGACGTGTCCGTTTGGCTACGCATCGCACTCGTGAAGACTCAGGATCCGATCCAACAGTCTGAAGGGAGCGACCGACCTTGGATTCAATTCGCTCTCTCCACGCGGCAGAAAACTTGGACACCGAAAGACCTGATCAAGTCTGATTTCCTTTTAGTGCAGCCAATGCCTGGGTGCACACAGACCGTCCTGGTTTCTGGTAAAAAGCTAGCGGACGGGTCGTTTCACAGGAAGAAAGGATATATAGTCTGGCTTAGAAGGTCAGGAGAAGAGTGGCTGCAGGACAGCCAGCCAGTAGAGGTTGGATGATGCTAAGAATGTAAGGAAGCAGATATTCTGCACCAGAAGAGTATTTCTTTATGATTCTGAGAGGAGAGCCTATACTTCTCTGGCTtagatggaagaggagacaAAAACGCATGATTTTTCACCAGTATGCCTATCTCCCAGATCTAGATGCAATTCGCAGTCTTTCTGGTGTTTATTTTCAGAGTTCACTGACTACTCTGCTAGGATGCGTAATGTAGTAGTAGCTAGAATTTGATTTAAACAGACAGTGAAGAAGACAAGGACTGATAATGAGGGAGGGGAAACCTGTCATAGTGCAGGTGATATATAAGGACAACAGGGAATAGCACCTACAAGGTCCTAATTAGTGACTTACCTGAGTTCAGACTGAATGCAACTCTGGTAGCTAGATGCTCTGAAAGCCTACTGCCGGGTTACATGGCCGATGGCCCTACTTGGCATGAAATTAGTGACTTGTGTTGGTTTTTCGTCCCCACCATTTCGGATATTCCGGACTCTCCAGATGCGGGTTATCTGGGGTCGGCAGAACAACCACCGAAATGTTCTATAACCCCCGCGAAGCTTGTCCTGTCTCCACATCGGGTCCGCTAAAGTGATCATTGCTTTGAGCTTCAGGATAAAAGCTCTTTTCCATCCGGTTAGCATATGTATTTACACCAATTTatcttcatctttcctgCACGCAATTACGGAGGAATATCGTGTTCGACTCATCTCCCACAATGTCTCTCGCCTTCACGAATCAACCGCCCGAGGAGAGGGTCCCCTACGCCATCCCTCAATTGGAAGGTGAACGCATTACTATCCCCGGTAGCAAGGGAACCTTTCGCATTCTTGCATCGTCTAAGCAGACAAATGGATTGATGGCAGTTTTCCAAAGTGGTGCTGTGTTATCTGATGCCCCCGGATTCCACTTTCATAACCAGGCGCACGACGTCTTTCTTGTAACGAAGGGATATTTGAAACTGTGGAACGGGGATAAGTGTCGGATTATGGGACCGGGCGATTTCGCATATGTGCCTCCTGTGAGTAGAAATCATGTTTTCCGTTTTGCTAGTGCTTTACTGACAACCCTCTTTACAGAAAGTCATTCATAATCCCGAGATGCTTGGGCCTCATACCGAGATCTACGGTCTGATCACTCCTGGTGACTGGGTAGATTTCTTCCGCTATGTCTCGGAACCATACAAGGGGATCCTGGTTCCCGAGGACGACAGCCGTGACCTAAAgtccatcctcatccccaAAGTCATGGCCGCAAAAGAGAAATTTGACGTGGTCTTCCAACCCAACTACCAACCTCCCGAGGTGGGTGAATTCACTAAGGATGACGAGAAAATTCCAGATGGCCACGAACCATACTATCTGCGCTCTAACACAGGCCCGAAATGGATGCTGGGTGGTGTGATGTCCAGACCCTTCATCACCACGAAACAAAGCAATGGCGTCTGCGCGATCTCGAGCATCGAGTCGTCCAAGGTGTACAGTGAGGGTCTGCTATCTAAGTACATGACCTTCAAGTCTGTCGATCACTGTTTCTGTGTGCTGGAAGGTACATTGACCGTACGTCTCAAGGGTTCTACTGACACCGTTTTCCGTGAGGGAGAGACGGTGGTGGTTCCCGCTGGTCAGGCATTTGCTCTGCGATTTGAGAGCAAGTATGTGCGGGTGTATTCATTCACTGATGGTGATGGCATTGAGTCGCTGGTGCGCCGGCTTGGAAAGCCGTTCGAGGGATCCGTGCTGCCTGATAAGGAGCCCGAATGGGAGCACACTCAAGTACAACCTGTTGCTACAGAGCTCAATGTGGAAATTGAACTGTGAATCATAATTATGTAAATAGGCAGGACTATACAGACGGCAAACAAACCCCCGCAAGTATAGTCCTGTCGACTGGATCCATCAGGAAATAACTGGGGCCCCTCATTTGCTCCAAACGTAACTGCTAAAAAGGTGGAGAAGCGGGGAATCGGGGAATTCCCACGGCAATTCATCCCGGCTCTGTAGCTGTCCTCGGAATATCCGGGACATTTTCTTGCCGAGCGGAGAGATCATGGCCTCTCATCGAACGTCCATGAACGTCAGTCATCTACAGCCACGCTTGACAGGGAGTTCGAAATATATCAATCTCAACGAGCGATACAAATATGCGTGGATGATGCAGCACCAGCTtcagccatcctctccgaccCCCCCACAGCGTCCAAAGCGACAACGTGCTACGCAGGCATGCGACAGGTGTCGCCTGAAGAAATACAAATGCGACGAATTGTATCCTTGCACTCACTGCAGGAGTAAGTTTGTCACATATACTGGTTTCAATATGATAAGAGGATTGATCATGGGCAGAAAACAAGCTCGAATGCATCTATCAG from Aspergillus fumigatus Af293 chromosome 8, whole genome shotgun sequence includes the following:
- a CDS encoding HET domain protein; the protein is MKRETNKKSARVIGWSVLPGVGNGACTQFEIVFSNENGGAQGTRNPTSHHLHSSGPLRAVKHTKQGAAYIAIASVKFGLANNILTIVLCSEDGSEWSTRMAVVGERLIVPAQQTQLAELFIAVGKSCNSELTIPANLQLNADGIGCQTCAAPFCEVGGLIYTHDSMASSQLGRDLECQKETCPAVISYTDNQHLWVDRAPLNQAALTDLMITLAESETVRIADTCVASGENRKLLLSDNIMWWTEEVTEEVPQRKESKPANWGGFQDLWRNHKNLRESRNRAKVLVWTEAPPVHTSVKRFAQAGKSDSDASNPLRLVHVQTRDVLKTEGIETKRYAVISYTWSQFSKEELLEWATSRAMQLGYEYIWIDQYCIDQKNKQEKNKEIKRMRDYYKNAAQVLVLVPDVTSLARFDVASTDQLIHVDAAINASRDVLKQFVSCEWLKRVWTFQEAWVARQCVLCTKEQMLDGTVMDALLGLLKYEAVNRPRVMCITSKSIANPVVANPNTVVWEGVLSNRQTVVGSIDRWILQSGRRVYEPPRLTLVQAWEASQGRNTVNEEDRVYALLSSIEGGDRVTVERGRSLLAVIQDCVEAGIVTADLLAGNDPSTVADRCWMPDLTGSGPQHPLRVASASEKQQQLVWRGGKVSVKGKIFGFADVSVWLRIALVKTQDPIQQSEGSDRPWIQFALSTRQKTWTPKDLIKSDFLLVQPMPGCTQTVLVSGKKLADGSFHRKKGYIVWLRRSGEEWLQDSQPVEVG
- a CDS encoding cupin domain-containing protein, giving the protein MSLAFTNQPPEERVPYAIPQLEGERITIPGSKGTFRILASSKQTNGLMAVFQSGAVLSDAPGFHFHNQAHDVFLVTKGYLKLWNGDKCRIMGPGDFAYVPPKVIHNPEMLGPHTEIYGLITPGDWVDFFRYVSEPYKGILVPEDDSRDLKSILIPKVMAAKEKFDVVFQPNYQPPEVGEFTKDDEKIPDGHEPYYLRSNTGPKWMLGGVMSRPFITTKQSNGVCAISSIESSKVYSEGLLSKYMTFKSVDHCFCVLEGTLTVRLKGSTDTVFREGETVVVPAGQAFALRFESKYVRVYSFTDGDGIESLVRRLGKPFEGSVLPDKEPEWEHTQVQPVATELNVEIEL